Below is a window of Geminocystis sp. M7585_C2015_104 DNA.
AAGAAACATGAGCATAAACACTGGAAAAGAAAAATCATTCATAATGGTCTTGTAAGAACAGCAGTAACAGACTACTTGGGGTGAGGACAATAATAAGAGCCAGTGGGAAGAGGGGATTAGATTGGATTTTTTGTTATGCCATCCTGGGAGCAATGTTCCTCATCGTGTGGCTATGTGGATATGAGAGACACTACAAAAACCCAACTTATGTTGGACTTTTCCTAGTCCTACCACAGACCGAAAAGGGAAAAATAAGCCACAAATAGTGTCTAACATTAAAAACCGGACCAGCCGGGACAGGGCAGTGGTAAAAAAATCAACAGGGGGGCAGATATTACTGAGACAGAAAGAAAACAAAAGAAAATCTGGCTTAAATACTTTTGTAATAAAAAATAAACAGTATCGGCAATAAATATGCGGCTCGTACTTAGGTGGAGTAAGTCGGAAAATCTGGGGGGTAAAAGAGAATCCACACGGTTGCCGAAGAAACACATTGCGTTTTAATCTCAAAATGGCGTTTTCCGAATACATAAGGTTACTTAGAAAGAGGAAGGAGTGAAAAACATGCCAACAAAAGTAAAGATTAATGATATTGGACAGTTAGAAAAAAGTACCTGCAAGGGAGAAAAGTCAAGACTTAAAGGCATTACTTGTAAAACTAATAGACAGGATGGGTAGAGAGGGTACAATAAGTATACAAAATTACAAAAATATCAGAAACAACCATATAGCAATAGCTTAGTGATTGGAAGAAAAAAAAGACTTGAGGAACTTGGGGGGCAATGGTGGTACAAAACCCGGGCCATCTCAAGAAGATAAAGAAAAATCATACAATCCGCCTCAACAGAAAGATTACTGGAGAAATCATTTAGAACTCAAGGCTCTTATGGAGAAACAATAGACCTGAAATTGCAAAAAAGTCAAAGGGCATGGGTTTTTAGCAAATAGAATAAACAAGAACACAGACAGGCATAGGCTTAATGCTGTTGATTATTATAGCTACATGGAACCATGACCCTTACTGAAAAGGTCACCAGATATGTAAAGCTCTTAAAAGCATAAAGAAAACAAAGAAAGACAAAAAGACAATTTTAATTCCCACAGGAGAAAGAAGGCAAGGCGAAGATCTAAAGAGCTTGGTGTAGGGGGCAATAAAGGGCTCCATGTCTGTGAGTTTTGCAGGGTAGATAGGGAGGCCTTAAAGAAGGTTTATGGAGATGCTGTTATGATTTTGAGCTTTTGTGAACCCTTTGCTGAGAACTTCAATGGAGCTTTGGAGCTTTTTCCATGAGGTTATGTTTTATACTAAATAAAGGCCTTGTAGGGGACGCAACGGCCGTTATAGAGGGGGGCCGATACTGCCCCCTAACACCACCACTTAGTTATCGCCAGTGTTCACCCCTTTTTGTCTGGTAGTATTGCCTGTTCTCCTGCAACAACATGGACTCACTCTTGACAAAAGGACTGTTCTATGCATCACGTATTAGCCATTCTTATCTTATCTTTGTTAACGGTTTTAATTGACGCCGAGGCCCAAAATGAGTTATAAGAGTACCCACCGGTGCGAAGTGCACTTTTAATGTTGTACAGAGAAGCCAAGGTCTTAGTCAAAGGAGCTGCTAATCAAACACCTTATGGGAAGCGGGTGAGGGGAATCGAACCCCCCTCATTAGCTTGGAAGGCTAAGGTTTTACCACTAAACTACACCCGCGTCAAAAAAACATCTGTGTCATCCAGTGCCAATGTAGATTGTAACAAAAAAAAGAAAGTTTGACAAGAAAAGGGCGAAGGAGAGGATAATCCGCCCTTTAATTTAAACATGTACTAGCCTACAAACTCTCTACGAGGAGCAGAAACACCCTTAGGTTGTTCCCCTTTCAGATAGGCCAACATGGTGTCGGCGTCGGAGACTTCAAAGGGGTCAGTGGGGCAGTTGTCAGAGTAACCTGGTTCGACAAAGATTTTCTCAATCTTACCGTCATTGACTAGCATAGAATAACGCCAGGATCTGTAACCGAAGCCCAAGTTGGACTTGTCTACCAACATCCCCATTTTGCGGGTGAATTCACCATTGCCATCGGGCAACATTTTCACCTTACTAATGCCCAGTTGTTTGGCCCAGTTAAACATTACGAAGGCATCGTTGACAGAAAGGCAATAAATTTCGTCAATGCCTAGGGCCTTGAACTCGTCGTACAACTCCTCATAGCGGGGGAGGTGGTTAGAGGAACAGGTAGGGGTGAAGGCGCCGGGGAGGGAGAAAACTATTACTTTTTTCCCCCCAAAGATTTCCTGGGTGGTAACATCTTGCCAACGATAGGGATTAGGTCCCCCTATGGACTCATCTCTTACACGGGTTTTGAAAACTACATCTGGTACTCGTTCGATTACTCCCATTTTCGTTTCTCCTTTCTTTTTTTAATGCTTCTTTTTTAAGAATAACTCTTATTTGCGAATATGTCAATAGCGAAAATAATTTTATTTTTGCTACCTTAGAAATATAAGAGTGATGCTGCCTAATACTTTAAAATACAAAAAGTATACAGATGCCTGGATTGGAAAAAGAGGAGATAATAAGGGCCTTAAAGTCAAAAGGGTTGAGGGTGACACCCCAACGTTTTGCAGTATATGCCAATTTGTTGGGACGTAGAGATCATCCCACAGCAGAGCAAATTTTAAAAGAGCTGAATAAGGAGGTTCCTACTCTGTCTCAGGCAACAGTTTATCTTACCCTTCAGATCCTCTCCGAAGTAGGGCTAATAAGGGAGGTATTGTTGGAAGAGGGGGTGTGTCGTTATGATGCCAATGTGGAGCCCCACCACCACTTCGTATGTACCAATTGTGGGAGAATCATAGACATCCCCTGGAATTGTTTGGGCCCCATAAACCCTTCCCCTCTTCCCCCCGGTTTTAAGGTGGAGCGCTACGAAGTCACCCTGTATGGCAGGTGCAACCGGTGCAGTTCCGGGGGGGGGAGTCAGACGTAAGCCGGATTCTGTTCCTTCAACTCCTTTAGGGAGTCAAAGGGGCAGTCATCCATCTGGGGTGATTATTACTAATCACCTCTAGCGGTACACCCTCAGCGGGACTGGTAAAAGCCCAACCGTAGTCCCTTCGACCTTGCTCCCGGCCGGGGTTTACCGAGCCAGTACCTCACGGTACTGCTGGTGCGCTCTTACCGCACCTTTGCACCCTTACCTCCTTTAGAAGGAGGCGGTATGTTTCTGTGGCACTATCCTCACGCTCACGCGTACTGGGCGTTACCCAGCGGCCTGGGCTTTTGGGAGTCCGGACTTTCCTCAAACTAAACCCCCACTTTAACTTGTGAAGGTCCAGTTCGCGACTGCCTCGCTGGCTCCCCCCCAGGGACATTATAACATAATCTTCCCCAAAAAGACATGGTTGCCCGAGGCCATGGGGAAATTCCTCTATGATTCTCCTATTATTATTCTGATTTTTCAACTGTATAAATAACTGGCTTAAAAAGGCTTATTTTATGTTACAATAAACGTGGTAATACCAGAATTAATTCCTGTTCATGACAGCAGAAAAACTATTAGAATTAGCCAGAAAAAAAGGCATAAAAGATGTAGAGGTCTATCAGGTAGAATCCGTATCCCGGCCGATAGTTTTTTCGGCAAACCGGCTAAAACAGATGGAGAGCTCTCAGGTTTCAGGGATAGCATTGCGTTTATGGTATGAAGGGAAATCAGGGTTAGCGGTCGCCTACGGAGAGGCTCCTGGAGAGGAGTTAATTGATAAGGCTATATCTGTTGCCCAGTGTAAGGAGGAAGAGGAAGAGGTACTGTTAAACGAAAGGAATTGTCTAGTTTACAATAGTCTCCAAGAGGATTTACCCTTGGCAACAAAAGACGAACAGGTGATAAATCAGTGTCGTCAGGCCATAGAGAAAATATTGAATTACTACCCAGAGGCAATAGTAGGGATAGAGGCAGAATGGGAAAAGGAAACCACCACCCTAGTTAACTCCCGCGGCTTGTACTGTCAACAGACCGACTTGAGTTATAGTGTTTCCATGGGGGTAGAGTTGGTGCGGGACGAGAACTTTTTAGGGGTTTATGATGGGGAGTACGCCCGCCACCTGGTCAGTTTACAGGGGACTACTAACAGGATTTTAGAAAGACTATCGTGGGCAAAGGAAAACAAGTGGGGAATAAAAGGCATCCTGCCAGTACTGTTTACCCCCAATGGGGCAGTAACCTTATGGGAGACAGTAAGCTCGGCCCTCAATGGCAAACTGGTTCTTGAAAAGTCCTCCCCCTGGAGTGACCGTCTTGGAGAACAAGTATTGTCCTCTCTTATAACCCTAAGTCAAAAACCGGATTTCCAACCCTATGACTGCCCCTTTGATGATGAAGGTACACCCACACAACCACTAACCCTAATTGACAGGGGGGTGTTAAACTGTTTTTACACCGACAAGAAAACAGCTAAACTGCTAAAAATCAACAATACCGGCAACGGTTTTCGCCCCAGCCTGGCAAATTATCCCAGCCCCGATCTAGTAAACCTAGTAGTGGCTGCCGGGGACAAATCCTTTGAGGAACTGGCGGCCGGTATGGAGTATGGCATTGTTGTAGATCAGGTACTTGGGGGCGGGGCTGATATTTCTGGGGATTTTTCAGTGAATCTGGATTTGGGTTATCTAGTCAGAGAAGGGGAAATTGTGGCTAGACTGAAGGATACCATGTTGACGGGGAATGTGTATCAGTGTTTGCAGGAGGTTGTGGCTTTAGGCAATGATTCCAGATGGGTTGGGTCCTGTTATACCCCCTCTATACTAGTAGAAGGACTATCAGTGGTGTCAGAGAACAGATAAGGGTAGGACTATTTGAGTCGTCGTAGAATCTCTATGGGGAGGTTATCAGTGTCTGCAATAAAAGCCACCTCATAGACTTGATTCTCAATCATCTGCTGTTGTGGAGGCAAGAGAACTTTTAAAGGGGGGAAATGGGGATTTTCTTTGTTCAACTGAAGACATTTACCAGCTAAAATGTTCAACCAAGCCAATAAATCTATCCCCTTGTCGGTAATATCAAGGGAGAGATGATAGTATCCCACATAGTGTTCATCATGAAAGGGGTCTGGTGCGGGTTTGGGTTGTGGTATTTGTAACAATTCTAACCTACCACCCTCTCCCTCCAACCAACAGGCAAGGGTATAACCCGTAGTGAACTTTTCCCTCACCTCAAACCCCAATAACTGGTAAAAGCTGATAGCTTTCATTATGTCGGCAGTGCGTATGGAAAAATGATGTATTGACATAGTGACCACTACTCAAACAGACGAAAATAGGGATAACGGGGGGGAGTACCCTTTTCCTTCTCCAGGACAAAGTTGATAACCTCCCAGGCAGGATCGTCGGAGAATTTATCACTAAACTCTACTGGCAAACCGTATAACTTATACAACTTGGTTTCCTGATCTGTACCCCATCCCCCACTCTTTTCTAGATAAGAACTTATTAAGTCATAATACCTATGAGCAATTATTACTTTTGTAGCACGATAACCTTCAGTATAAAGACGATCTAGAGCCTCATGAATTTCAAAGCGAATACCATCGGGATGAGTATGTTGACGATACCACTTGCCATCCCAGAGTCGCCAACGTCTGCCGGATTGGAGGTGGATGAGGGTTTCGGTTTCTGGATCGGCCTCAAAGGCGCCATGACGGGGGCATAGATAGCAATCGGTGAGGGTGATGGCATCTATAAGTTGACGGCAGTGGGGGCATTTAATTTGCGGTCCGAAGATGGGATACTGTAGATTCAGTTCTGTCATGACGGTGAAACTGTTAGCAGTCTCCTTGTGTTGTCTTAATTCTTTAATTATAGTGCTGCTTTCCAGAACAAAAGCGAGTAGACAAAAATGAATGAAACAGGCATACAATGAGAATTCTAGAACGACACCGACACCAGTCGACCCTTGTCCAACATTATAATTTCATCCGCCCAGCCATAGGCAAAATCCAAATCGTGGGTAGCCACTACTATAGTTGTCCCTTCCCGGTGTATTTTGTACAGTTGAGTTTTCAATTCTGCCCTTTGCACATAGTCTAAATAGGCCATAGGCTCATCTAAAAGCAACAATTTGGGTTTTAATATCATAACATCGGCGAGAGCAAGTCTTTTCTTTTCTCCCAGACTGAGATAATTAACCGGCTGGTGAGCAATTTCTCTCAACTGGAAAGTATCTAAAGCCTCCTCTACCCTTCTGGCTACCTCCGTGGGAGGCAAACCCAAATTACACAAGCCATAGGACAAATCTTCTACCACCGTAGTAGCCACTAATTGTTGTTCGGGATTTTGAAAAACCAGCCCCACATTTTGTCGCCATTGCCTTAAACAGGGGCCAGTATAATCCAACTGTTTGCCACGCCAACGGATAACACCTTTTTGTGGACGATACAACCCATTAGCCAGTCGTAGGAGGGTAGTTTTGCCACAGCCATTTCTACCTATCAGGGCATAACGTTTTCCTTGTTGTATGGCTAGGGATATGTTTTCCACTGCCGGTTTATGGCTACAAGGATAACTAAAACTCACTTTCTCGAATTCCATTAAACTCATCGGCTGTAGTGCATCACCGTGGTAACCAGTAATAGGGTATAGCCAGCCAAGGCCTCGAAAAGATAGCGTTTTTGGGGATGATAGCCTCTCTCACTCCATACTGTTAATTTTCCATTGTAGCCCCTGGAAATCAAACCCAATGAGATTTCCTTGTACTCTTCAATAGTACGATGCAATAGTTGACTGACTACTAGACTTAGACTGTATAATCCTCTTTTGCAGTTAATATATCCTAGACGGGCTCTTTGGGCTGTCAGCATTTCTGTGGTTATTTCTGCCAAAATGAATATAAAGCGATAGGTCAGGAATAACAACTCAGTGATAAGTGGGGGGCAACCCCACTTTCTCATCACCGTTACCAGTTGGGCAAAGGGCACTGTCAGGAGCACGAAATACATGGTGCTGGTTATTGTCACACTCCTCACTATAGCTTGTAGTGCTTGATATAGTCCCTGTAGAGTAACATAGAGAAAAAAATGCCCCGCCCCAACTCCCAGCAGGACGTCTTTAGTGGCAGCTGCCTGGGGAAGGTGGCCCATATTGAATACTAACGCCAGACTACTGGTGAGGCCAAAAAACAAAGGCACAGTCAAAAGTTGGGCGTATAATTGCCAGGGAATACCGGCATAAACCACAATCCAAACTGCCAGCCAGAGGGTAATTACCATTTGCAGGTGTAGGGGAGCAATATATCCCAGTGAAAACAGCATGAAGGCAAAAACCAGTTTTTGGTGGGGGGGATAGTCTCTAAGTCTGTTAATATAAGCCAGGGCATCGATTCGGTGGTGCATTTAGCGCTTCTTGCCTCTGTAGTATCCTAACACATAGCCAATAGTACCCGCCCCTATGCCAGCCTGGAGGGCAAACAAAAAACTTTCTATTTCCCCACTGGCAGGTTTAAACAAATTTTCCGCCCAAGGTCTATAAGAGGGGTTTATGGCTGTTACCGCCTCTTCTGCCTGACTGTCTGCGCCTTCGAATTCCCCCTTGACAAAGACTAGGGGAAAAAGGGCAAGACATAGTACCACCCCCATTAACAGCCAGTTTTCCAACCCACTTACACCCTTATTATTCCCGCTCATGTGCCAGTCTCCCCACTTTCTGATAAACCCTTTTGTGATAAAGGTTTCAGTCGCTCCAAGTCTTCAGCGGCGTAGGCATTTATCCAATTCCAGACCATTACTGTCAACAAC
It encodes the following:
- a CDS encoding peroxiredoxin; amino-acid sequence: MGVIERVPDVVFKTRVRDESIGGPNPYRWQDVTTQEIFGGKKVIVFSLPGAFTPTCSSNHLPRYEELYDEFKALGIDEIYCLSVNDAFVMFNWAKQLGISKVKMLPDGNGEFTRKMGMLVDKSNLGFGYRSWRYSMLVNDGKIEKIFVEPGYSDNCPTDPFEVSDADTMLAYLKGEQPKGVSAPRREFVG
- a CDS encoding TldD/PmbA family protein, yielding MTAEKLLELARKKGIKDVEVYQVESVSRPIVFSANRLKQMESSQVSGIALRLWYEGKSGLAVAYGEAPGEELIDKAISVAQCKEEEEEVLLNERNCLVYNSLQEDLPLATKDEQVINQCRQAIEKILNYYPEAIVGIEAEWEKETTTLVNSRGLYCQQTDLSYSVSMGVELVRDENFLGVYDGEYARHLVSLQGTTNRILERLSWAKENKWGIKGILPVLFTPNGAVTLWETVSSALNGKLVLEKSSPWSDRLGEQVLSSLITLSQKPDFQPYDCPFDDEGTPTQPLTLIDRGVLNCFYTDKKTAKLLKINNTGNGFRPSLANYPSPDLVNLVVAAGDKSFEELAAGMEYGIVVDQVLGGGADISGDFSVNLDLGYLVREGEIVARLKDTMLTGNVYQCLQEVVALGNDSRWVGSCYTPSILVEGLSVVSENR
- a CDS encoding VOC family protein, producing MHHFSIRTADIMKAISFYQLLGFEVREKFTTGYTLACWLEGEGGRLELLQIPQPKPAPDPFHDEHYVGYYHLSLDITDKGIDLLAWLNILAGKCLQLNKENPHFPPLKVLLPPQQQMIENQVYEVAFIADTDNLPIEILRRLK
- a CDS encoding TIGR02652 family protein — protein: MTELNLQYPIFGPQIKCPHCRQLIDAITLTDCYLCPRHGAFEADPETETLIHLQSGRRWRLWDGKWYRQHTHPDGIRFEIHEALDRLYTEGYRATKVIIAHRYYDLISSYLEKSGGWGTDQETKLYKLYGLPVEFSDKFSDDPAWEVINFVLEKEKGTPPRYPYFRLFE
- a CDS encoding ABC transporter ATP-binding protein, with translation MEFEKVSFSYPCSHKPAVENISLAIQQGKRYALIGRNGCGKTTLLRLANGLYRPQKGVIRWRGKQLDYTGPCLRQWRQNVGLVFQNPEQQLVATTVVEDLSYGLCNLGLPPTEVARRVEEALDTFQLREIAHQPVNYLSLGEKKRLALADVMILKPKLLLLDEPMAYLDYVQRAELKTQLYKIHREGTTIVVATHDLDFAYGWADEIIMLDKGRLVSVSF
- the cbiQ gene encoding cobalt ECF transporter T component CbiQ, with amino-acid sequence MHHRIDALAYINRLRDYPPHQKLVFAFMLFSLGYIAPLHLQMVITLWLAVWIVVYAGIPWQLYAQLLTVPLFFGLTSSLALVFNMGHLPQAAATKDVLLGVGAGHFFLYVTLQGLYQALQAIVRSVTITSTMYFVLLTVPFAQLVTVMRKWGCPPLITELLFLTYRFIFILAEITTEMLTAQRARLGYINCKRGLYSLSLVVSQLLHRTIEEYKEISLGLISRGYNGKLTVWSERGYHPQKRYLFEALAGYTLLLVTTVMHYSR
- a CDS encoding energy-coupling factor ABC transporter substrate-binding protein codes for the protein MSGNNKGVSGLENWLLMGVVLCLALFPLVFVKGEFEGADSQAEEAVTAINPSYRPWAENLFKPASGEIESFLFALQAGIGAGTIGYVLGYYRGKKR